In Gordonia phthalatica, one genomic interval encodes:
- a CDS encoding nuclear transport factor 2 family protein has product MSESTAEARELYGRWIDELWNGPTGLAKLKAVAEELVSDDFLGHWPSVEVEGAGKLAALIDATKSSYRDLVFEIEVGPFAEDGFVAGRWAGQGTTVDGQPVYLSGNDILTIRDGRFTEYWVASSEM; this is encoded by the coding sequence GCGGAGGCCCGAGAGCTCTACGGTCGATGGATCGATGAGCTGTGGAACGGGCCGACCGGTCTCGCGAAACTCAAAGCGGTGGCCGAAGAACTGGTGAGCGACGACTTCCTCGGGCACTGGCCGAGCGTCGAGGTGGAGGGAGCAGGCAAGCTCGCCGCGCTGATCGACGCGACCAAGTCGTCGTACCGGGACCTGGTGTTCGAGATCGAAGTCGGTCCGTTCGCGGAGGACGGTTTCGTCGCAGGTCGATGGGCGGGCCAGGGCACGACCGTCGACGGGCAGCCGGTCTACCTGTCTGGCAACGACATCCTGACGATTCGGGACGGCCGGTTCACCGAGTACTGGGTGGCGTCGAGCGAGATGTGA
- the metX gene encoding homoserine O-acetyltransferase MetX: MSVNIDPATTVSDPRWATGPDGAQTAVSIGDLTLDSGVGLADVTVTFQKWGTPNAARDNVVLALHALTGNSHVTGPSDDRSPMAGWWDGLVGPGLAVDTDEWCVIAPNAIGSCFGSTGPGSIAPDGTPWGSRFPRLTVRDLVHAEARAFDALGIGRFAAVTGGSMGGARALEWALTYPDRVGAALVLAVGARASADQIGTQTTQIEAIKADRDWQGGDYYGTGRSPATGMGIARRIAHLSYRWDRELDDRFGNRPQGDEEPLIDGRYAVASYLEHQADKLMRRFDPGSYVVLSDVLSNHDVGRGRGGVTAALRACPVPTVVGGIDSDRLYPLYQQEELARDLGNCVGGLHVVHSDSGHDGFLTEFEQVHDLLAETMRLAREHRPTR, from the coding sequence GTGTCGGTGAACATCGACCCGGCCACGACGGTGAGCGATCCGCGCTGGGCCACCGGCCCGGACGGCGCGCAGACCGCGGTCTCGATCGGCGACCTGACACTCGATTCGGGTGTCGGGCTCGCCGACGTCACCGTCACCTTCCAGAAGTGGGGAACCCCGAACGCCGCGCGCGACAACGTGGTCCTCGCATTGCACGCGCTCACCGGCAACTCCCACGTGACCGGCCCCAGCGACGATCGATCGCCGATGGCCGGGTGGTGGGACGGCCTCGTCGGCCCCGGCCTCGCGGTCGACACCGACGAGTGGTGCGTCATCGCACCCAATGCGATCGGCAGCTGCTTCGGCTCCACCGGTCCCGGATCCATCGCGCCCGACGGCACGCCGTGGGGATCTCGTTTCCCGCGACTGACCGTCCGCGACCTGGTTCACGCCGAAGCACGCGCCTTCGACGCCCTCGGCATCGGCCGCTTCGCCGCCGTCACCGGCGGATCGATGGGCGGTGCGCGTGCTCTTGAGTGGGCGCTCACCTATCCCGACCGCGTCGGCGCCGCCCTGGTGTTGGCCGTCGGAGCACGTGCCAGCGCCGACCAGATCGGCACCCAGACCACCCAGATCGAGGCCATCAAGGCCGACCGCGACTGGCAGGGCGGCGACTACTACGGCACCGGCCGGTCCCCCGCCACCGGCATGGGCATCGCCCGCCGCATCGCCCATCTCTCCTATCGGTGGGATCGCGAGCTCGACGACCGCTTCGGAAATCGACCGCAGGGCGACGAGGAGCCGCTGATCGACGGCCGCTACGCGGTCGCCAGCTACCTGGAACACCAGGCCGACAAGTTGATGCGCCGCTTCGATCCCGGCAGCTACGTGGTGCTCTCAGACGTCCTGAGCAACCACGACGTCGGCCGCGGCCGCGGCGGCGTCACCGCCGCACTCCGCGCGTGCCCCGTCCCGACCGTCGTGGGCGGCATCGACTCCGACCGCCTGTACCCGCTCTACCAGCAGGAAGAGCTGGCCCGCGACCTGGGGAACTGCGTCGGCGGCCTGCACGTGGTCCACTCGGACTCCGGACACGACGGCTTCCTCACCGAGTTCGAACAGGTCCACGACCTGCTCGCCGAGACCATGCGCCTCGCACGGGAGCACCGGCCGACGCGCTGA
- a CDS encoding bifunctional o-acetylhomoserine/o-acetylserine sulfhydrylase — protein sequence MSDAANWSFETIQVHAGQVVDETTKARALPIYQTTSFVFDNTDHAANLFALAEPGNIYTRIMNPTEDAVEQRLAALSGGVAGLLVASGMAATTYAIQNIVEAGGHVVASPRVYGGTYNLFQYTLPKFGIEVTFVEDADDLESWRAAIKPNTRAVFAETISNPHNQVLDIAGLAGVAHDAGLPLIVDNTIATPYLLNPFEHGADIVVHSATKYIGGHGTAIAGAIVDGGKFDWRVQRDGQDLFPGFTTPDASYNGVVYADLGAPAYALKARVQLLRDTGAAISPFNSFLLAQGIETLSLRMERHVANAQKIAEYLEGHGQVTKTIYAGLPSSPYYERAKELLPKGAGAIVSFEIEGGVEAGKAFVNGLELHSHVANIGDVRSLVIHPASTTHSQLSAEDQLAAGVTPGLVRLAVGIEGIDDIIADLDKGFAAAAAAK from the coding sequence ATGTCTGATGCCGCAAATTGGAGCTTCGAGACCATCCAGGTGCACGCAGGCCAGGTGGTCGACGAGACGACCAAGGCCCGCGCGCTGCCGATCTACCAGACCACCTCGTTCGTCTTCGACAACACCGATCACGCTGCGAACCTGTTCGCCCTGGCTGAGCCCGGCAACATCTACACGCGCATCATGAACCCGACCGAGGACGCCGTCGAGCAGCGTCTGGCCGCCCTCAGCGGCGGCGTCGCCGGTCTGCTGGTGGCCTCCGGCATGGCCGCCACCACCTACGCGATCCAGAACATCGTCGAGGCGGGCGGCCACGTCGTCGCCAGCCCGCGCGTCTACGGCGGCACGTACAACCTGTTCCAGTACACCCTGCCGAAGTTCGGCATCGAGGTGACCTTCGTCGAGGACGCCGACGACCTCGAATCGTGGCGTGCGGCCATCAAGCCGAACACGCGCGCCGTGTTCGCCGAGACCATCTCCAACCCGCACAACCAGGTCCTCGACATCGCGGGCCTCGCCGGAGTCGCCCACGACGCGGGCCTCCCGCTGATCGTCGACAACACGATCGCCACCCCGTACCTGCTGAATCCGTTCGAGCACGGCGCCGACATCGTCGTCCACTCGGCCACCAAGTACATCGGCGGCCACGGCACCGCGATCGCCGGCGCCATCGTCGACGGCGGCAAGTTCGACTGGCGCGTCCAGCGTGACGGCCAGGACCTGTTCCCCGGCTTCACCACCCCGGACGCCAGCTACAACGGCGTCGTCTACGCCGACCTCGGTGCCCCGGCCTACGCACTCAAGGCCCGCGTCCAGCTGCTCCGCGACACCGGTGCCGCCATCTCTCCGTTCAACTCCTTCCTGCTGGCCCAGGGCATCGAGACCCTGAGCCTGCGCATGGAGCGCCACGTCGCGAACGCCCAGAAGATCGCCGAGTACCTCGAGGGCCACGGCCAGGTCACCAAGACCATTTACGCCGGTCTGCCCTCGTCGCCGTACTACGAGCGCGCCAAGGAACTGCTCCCCAAGGGTGCGGGCGCCATCGTCTCGTTCGAGATCGAGGGCGGCGTCGAGGCCGGCAAGGCCTTCGTGAACGGTCTGGAGCTGCACAGCCACGTGGCCAACATCGGCGACGTCCGCTCGCTGGTCATCCACCCGGCGTCGACCACCCACAGCCAGCTGTCCGCCGAGGATCAGCTCGCCGCGGGCGTGACCCCGGGCCTGGTGCGCCTGGCCGTCGGCATCGAGGGCATCGACGACATCATCGCCGACCTGGACAAGGGCTTCGCGGCCGCCGCGGCCGCCAAGTAG